In the Primulina tabacum isolate GXHZ01 chromosome 15, ASM2559414v2, whole genome shotgun sequence genome, cgtatgattattggattcaatatattgttttcagcagcacccttagctgctccccccatatatcctcagtcactgacttgagcgtcggaggggctacgccaggacaccctcctggccccctcctaacgatcttatttgtgatttcaggctcagggtaatttcagaacctgcgtctggactagtgacacttgccggaatcggaccctaaatttcccgtgagtgagactggtgatacccagggatgaacccatcaaggTCCGGCCCAAATTCTCGGCCCATCATTAAGACCCAcaggtgaatggcccatgaaaagcccaggtattctcctataaataccaggttggagcgtatgattattggattcaatatattgttttcagcagcacccttagctgctccccccatatatcctcagtcactgacttgagcgtcggaggggctatgccaggacaccctcctggccccctcctaacgatcttatttgtgatttcaggctcagggtaatttcagaacatgcgtctggactagtgacacttgccggAATCGGACCTTAAATTTTCCGTGTAtcatatcatatgatatatatttcattatttattaAGTGCATTGAAATATCCTTATCTttatacataaaatttttttattagttgTATACATTATTGGAATTGATACATGTAAATATAGTGGCGAAAATAATTTCTACTTCCAATGAATGATTCACAAGTTCCAACATAATTTTCCAAGCAGTGGTGCCCATGAGCCCATCCACATAATAGCAGTCCAATAATGACTAGCAAAACCAATTATTTCCCCTAAAGCAAAAGTTATTTGCTAATACACCTATACATTGTTATCATGAAAGGAATGAATAATAAAAGAGACAAGAAGTGAAGCCCCATAAAATCTTGAAATGAAAGCCAATAAATCTCACTCCCTCACCACCACTTGCTTGTGTTGAGTTCACAATCTGGTTGGTCTTATTGCTTTTCGTCTTGCTGCATCCATTAACAGAGGAAATCATTGGGAAATGGGAGAAGAATAGACAATAGAGTACGAATAAAGCGACGCAGAATCATGCATACCTTCCAGGAAATATACAACTCCCGTGACCTGCAAAACATCCCCACAAAAAAAATGGTTCAGGTTATAGTTCAAGTGGAGCCACACGTGGCTGCTTCGCGACAAATTCTCTATTATCATAAAACAAAAGTTACTACCGTGAAAATAACAGAATCCACATTATAGTTTGTAAAACGTTTTGAAGAATTTGCCTCACTGTTTTTCctatccttattttcaaatgatgatgtttttctCCTGAAGTAGGAAACCTTGGCCCTCAGAAGCTAGTCGAAGGCTTAGAATAAACGTCGAACTTTTCATGGATGAAACAAGCTAATTAACAAACACTATGAATTATTCTCCATTCGATGCAGTCTACTCATGTAACCAGCTAATGAGTCATCCGATGTGACACAATCATGCCATGCTTGACCAAAAATATTCAAGAAACTAACATATCCTCAGTATACAGTCAAACAGAGCAATATGCTGAATAAAACAAAACACTTTTTCTCATCACAAAAAGCATTCTTTTTATAATAAAAGAATCATGAAGTGTATATACTCACCCAACAACAGCTTGATACTATATGCATCATTAATCGAATATACATACCAAATAGAGACAATGCCCTGAATTTCTTTAGTGAAACAAACAAATGTATCAGTAATGTGAAGGGAATTTACTTACTAGGATCAGTTGTCGTGATCATAGCAGCACCCTTGAAATCACAAGATCCAGAGGACTTCCCTTCCTTTTGATAATAGCTATCAAATGCATATGAAGCATGATTCTTAACATTATTAGGCTGGTAACAACTCTCCCCTGGTTGAATCTCCGAGCAATTCGCCCTCCCCGGTCCACAGGCCCAATCTAAAGCCGTTTGCAAGGTCTTTGCATCCAAACCATCAGTGGCAATACaataagtttgatttgttgTGTCATTAGCCAAAAATGTGCCACTCCCCGACACATGGAGCAAGTAAACCGGCGTCGAATTCCCATAAAACAACCCCCAATTGGCCTCGGACACAGGGGGTGACCTCAAGTCCTCGTTGAACAGCTCATATATGTACACACTAGAAGTAATTTCGGGGTGCAAAGGCGTCCCAATACGATCTATAACATGCTTAATCAGATTTGAATTATACATATCCGCATTATCGATCGTAGCATAAGGCTCCTTCGAGTCCCCCCTCGAAGGCCACCCAGTTTCGGAAACAAGAACGATCACGTCAGTAACATTAAGATTCTTCAGAGAAAAATACACAGAATCAATCATGGCATCAAAAACATTGGTGTAGTGGAGCAATGTGTTAGGATCAACCATTTCTTTAGAGGGTGTTAATGGCTTGAAGAGGGAATTATCTAAAGGAACAACCCCTTTATTCTGCATAAACACATAGTAAGGATACAAATTCATCATCAAAGGTGACTGTGTCCTGGACAAGAACTGCAGTAACTGGGTAATAACAGGGCTCAAGCTCTGATTAAAATAGGCCTGGGAAGGTGGAAAGGGGTCAAGAATTATGGAAGCAGAATTGGGAGTTGAAATCTTGATTTGGGTATGCAAATTTGCAGCCACAAGAGCACTGTAGAGTGACTCGATTGCTGGCATGAGCAAAGGTGTTGAACTAGGAATGGTGGTGAAGATTTCATCCCCAACTGCCACGCCGGTGATCAGAGTTTCAGGGTAGTACGCCGCCACATTGCGGCCAATCCAGTTGGCGGCGGTGGCGTTGGAGGAGCCAATGGCAAGAAGCTGGTTATTGGGCACACCGACAATGACCCTAATCTTGGTATTAGCAAGCGCCTTGAGGATTTCAGCGTCGGCGTCATAGAGCCTGACATGTGTAATCTTTTGCGACTGCAAAAAAGCAACTAAATCTGTAGCCGGTAGCAAATTTGACACATCTGTGCCGATGTTAACTCCAATATATGGCTCATCTTTGCTTTGCTGCGCCTTAATTTCTGCGCACAGGGAAAATAATAATACACATCCATGAGCTTTCTTCACAATATAACAACATAAAATCAGTCTCTTGAATTGAACTTCGAATCAAATAATCATCTAACCTGTGAAAAGTACGAATAGGAGAATGCTCAGAAGAATAAAGAAGAAGATGAGCTTAGGATTTTCCATTAAAAATGGTTTCTTGAATCATCTTCTGGTTCTGTACCAGCCAAGACTAACGGCATTTAGTTTGTAAATTTCTACAGATTTGAAATTTCTaaagaattaaaaataaagaagGGTAGTTTCGAGTTGGCAAACTGCAGGGCTCAAGTGTAAGATAGGTAAGAAGCATTGATGAAGAATTGGTGAAAGAAAGTGGACTTTGGTATTGAGTAGGCTAGATTTGGATACTCAGCCCAAATCCCAAATGACTATAATGTCCTCCTGAACCGATAGTAAAAATTCTTGATCAACATAATGAAAATGGTAGTTTGGTGGGTTACACCATAAAGTTCCAACGGTTTCTATAAAGTAAATGGAAGGTCAAACAGGTAAAAACGAACACCACGAAAGtagttttaaataaaataaataatattatttagatTCTACTTATACTACTCATTATATGTCGGATGTGATCATATAAACATAGATCCAGGGGATGTCAGCTTATGGTGGGGCTCTGTCCCTGTAAAAACTTGAACGTTGAAACTCTACACCCTGACTTCCAGGCTGTTTCCTTGATATCACTGTCTTAAAAGCCAAATAGCAATAATACCCTTTCTTGCACTACTCACCTGTCTTTGAAGTTTAAACTATGTAGCACATCGCCCAGTGAGAGGTTATAATTGAGATTTCATTCGACTAAGGAGAATATAAAGTATTATTTAAGGAATGTATTTTGCCAACTAGAGGCTTTGACGtagcaaatattgttttttcgCGTAAACAAAAAAGTTTCAAGATCAAAAACAACAAAAGAGAGTGTGCTTAAACCCGAATTTTGCgtaattttttgtttattttaattgaaatcTAAAAATTAGTTGGAAATTAGTTCTATTTTTACAAAACTGAttgttatatataaaaaaattaacgttagaatcaattatttattatatttatcaatTTTTCAAACATTAcacaattttaattttcttttataatctacaaatttaataacttattttaaaacttccaaTAGCATGACGATTGTTACTTAGTAATTCAATTAACGTGTTGCACGTTACCTTCACAGACATGTCCAAGATTTCACACTCAACACCAACGCCAAACTTGAAGATTACACAACCTTAACAAGAGAAAATTGAATACATCACTTTCAGAAGCAAATTTTTTCCGAgtgtaaaattttaattaatattgtaGCATGGTTGACGTATCGACAtaattgggaaaaaaaaataattacaacGTTAGGGTGAGAAAAATTTCAAGAATGAGCATGTAGAATTGATTTGATCTATTACATTTGAACTTTCGAGTATGATGTGATTCAAAAACAGAAGAAATGTAAAACGGACGCTATTCTACGAAGGGAAGTAGACAAGTACAGGTCCAAACTGAAATGATTGCGTTGATAGCCATCAAGGTGAAACAAGCACATACACATGTACACGGTAATTAAATGTTCTGTCTCGTTATCTATCATTAGAAACGTGGTGATAGTCCAactcaaaaacaaaaacaaaaaaagtgGTGGAAGCTGAAAATTTCAGGGTGCAACTTGgcagattttcatggatctgtATCTACTGGATaacaaccaagaactcgaagaAACCTTGCAAATTCCTACATCATGAAACAACAGTAACACACGATTTTTTTAACATTTGAATAGTACTGGAAGACTGTTTTGTTTATGTGGATTGAGGTGTAAATGAATCGAGCAACTTTGAGACAGcttgataaatatttatttgaatttaaaattaccaaattcCAAATCCGAattcaaacattttttttcgAGTCTAACTCAAACTCGAATATATCTGATTCGAGCATTAGAATTTTCTTCATATTCGACTCGATTCGATCTATTTACACACCTAATGTGAACATGGAGAAGAGGAATCACAAAAAATCTTGGATTAAGCAGTTTACTAACAATGAGACGCCGCCACCATAATGTTGTCTTTGTTTACCAATCTTAAATTCAATCAAGTTATTTGCATGTGGTGCAGAAAACGAACAACACATGTAAAATACAGACCTGAAGATGGCCAAGTGCATATTGGGCGCGAGGTTCAGCCATTGAAGCTTCAAAATCAATGTAAAAGAGGTAGTCAAAGTATCTGCAATTGGGATTTTACGTCATTTCCATGTAGAGAATGATGTTATGTTCTCGGAGATAGGAAAGTGA is a window encoding:
- the LOC142526218 gene encoding glucan endo-1,3-beta-glucosidase 1-like, which gives rise to MENPKLIFFFILLSILLFVLFTEIKAQQSKDEPYIGVNIGTDVSNLLPATDLVAFLQSQKITHVRLYDADAEILKALANTKIRVIVGVPNNQLLAIGSSNATAANWIGRNVAAYYPETLITGVAVGDEIFTTIPSSTPLLMPAIESLYSALVAANLHTQIKISTPNSASIILDPFPPSQAYFNQSLSPVITQLLQFLSRTQSPLMMNLYPYYVFMQNKGVVPLDNSLFKPLTPSKEMVDPNTLLHYTNVFDAMIDSVYFSLKNLNVTDVIVLVSETGWPSRGDSKEPYATIDNADMYNSNLIKHVIDRIGTPLHPEITSSVYIYELFNEDLRSPPVSEANWGLFYGNSTPVYLLHVSGSGTFLANDTTNQTYCIATDGLDAKTLQTALDWACGPGRANCSEIQPGESCYQPNNVKNHASYAFDSYYQKEGKSSGSCDFKGAAMITTTDPSHGSCIFPGSKTKSNKTNQIVNSTQASGGEGVRFIGFHFKILWGFTSCLFYYSFLS